From a single Candidatus Defluviilinea gracilis genomic region:
- a CDS encoding NmrA family NAD(P)-binding protein, whose translation MILVTGATGFIGRALVRHLSETGQEVRVLLRPSPKSPRLPKGVPVEVSVVSLNDERGVRAALRGVHQVFHLASASGYGRHGNLFNTDMEGTRILAQAAQDAGIQRLIFLSHVGADRMSAFPVHKAKGIAEEHIRKSGVPHTIIRSTIVFGPEDNFTNNIAAILRAVPFIFPTPGDGKVLLQPLWVEDLVTALLWALQNPEMVNETYEIGGGEYFTLRQIVETIMNTSNTRRAFLPLSIPFMRGLFVTLDPMIPSANISTYWLDYIAVNRTCPVENLSRNFGLMPARFGYRLDYLTRKPFLQRLQEALRFSR comes from the coding sequence ATGATATTGGTCACCGGCGCGACGGGCTTCATCGGTCGCGCGCTTGTGCGGCACCTCTCAGAAACGGGACAGGAAGTCCGCGTGTTGTTGCGACCTTCGCCGAAATCGCCGCGACTGCCCAAGGGCGTGCCGGTCGAGGTCTCGGTAGTCAGCCTCAATGACGAGAGAGGCGTGCGCGCGGCGTTGCGCGGCGTCCATCAGGTGTTCCATCTTGCCAGCGCGTCGGGTTATGGCCGCCATGGGAATTTGTTCAACACCGATATGGAAGGGACGCGCATCCTTGCCCAAGCCGCGCAAGACGCGGGCATCCAACGCCTGATCTTTCTCAGCCACGTGGGCGCCGACCGCATGTCGGCGTTCCCGGTTCACAAGGCGAAGGGAATCGCCGAAGAGCACATCCGCAAAAGCGGCGTGCCGCACACCATCATCCGCTCGACGATCGTGTTTGGTCCCGAAGATAACTTTACCAATAATATCGCCGCAATTCTTCGCGCTGTTCCGTTTATCTTCCCAACCCCCGGCGATGGCAAAGTTCTGCTCCAGCCGCTTTGGGTGGAAGACCTCGTAACTGCCTTGTTATGGGCGCTTCAGAATCCCGAGATGGTGAATGAAACCTACGAGATCGGCGGCGGCGAATATTTTACCTTGCGGCAGATCGTTGAAACGATCATGAACACCTCGAACACACGGCGCGCCTTCCTTCCGTTATCCATCCCGTTCATGCGAGGACTGTTCGTCACCCTCGACCCGATGATCCCCAGCGCGAATATTTCCACGTACTGGCTCGATTACATCGCCGTCAACCGCACCTGCCCGGTGGAAAACCTCTCGCGCAACTTCGGCTTGATGCCAGCCCGTTTTGGCTACCGGCTCGATTACCTTACGCGCAAGCCGTTCCTGCAACGGCTTCAAGAAGCGCTTCGTTTTTCGCGTTGA
- the rsmG gene encoding 16S rRNA (guanine(527)-N(7))-methyltransferase RsmG, translated as MEKLVRAAQELFNVHITGRQVMSLITYEKELLEWNQKFNLTAIRDSESIRTKHFLDSFSCVLAWNANPPASLIDVGTGAGFPGLALKILYPNLKLTVVDSVGKKAMFCQHIVGTLGLSEVSVIQARAEDLGHNKNHREAYDWAVARAVANLNVLSEYLLPLVKVNGTMLAQKGETARAEAKSAKKAMKLLGGELRELIPVNLPDVEDDRYLVLVDKVAATPEKYPRKAGMPAKQAL; from the coding sequence ATGGAAAAACTCGTCCGCGCGGCGCAGGAGTTGTTCAACGTTCACATCACAGGCAGGCAGGTGATGTCGTTGATCACGTATGAAAAAGAATTGCTGGAGTGGAACCAGAAATTCAACCTGACCGCCATCCGCGATTCGGAATCCATCCGCACGAAACATTTTTTGGATTCGTTCTCGTGCGTGTTGGCGTGGAATGCGAATCCGCCCGCCTCGCTCATCGACGTGGGGACTGGCGCGGGGTTCCCCGGGCTTGCGCTGAAAATCCTCTACCCCAATTTGAAATTGACCGTCGTCGATTCGGTGGGCAAGAAGGCGATGTTTTGCCAGCACATCGTCGGCACGCTGGGATTGAGTGAAGTGAGTGTCATCCAAGCCCGCGCGGAAGATCTGGGACACAACAAAAATCACCGCGAGGCATACGACTGGGCAGTGGCGCGCGCGGTGGCGAACCTCAACGTGTTGAGCGAATATCTTTTGCCGCTGGTCAAAGTGAACGGGACGATGCTCGCGCAAAAAGGCGAAACCGCGCGCGCCGAAGCGAAGTCCGCGAAAAAGGCGATGAAGTTGTTGGGTGGTGAATTAAGAGAGTTGATCCCCGTGAATTTACCAGATGTTGAAGATGATCGTTATCTCGTGCTGGTGGACAAGGTCGCGGCGACGCCGGAGAAATATCCGCGCAAAGCGGGGATGCCCGCGAAACAGGCGTTGTAA
- a CDS encoding GNAT family N-acetyltransferase, which yields MTNARNDILNWWAVEAMIASYNHVYQVVYGTRYEEAGPIGVSLYNDAPIASFHYEFLALSADIHKVTDAVRAYPIPEGKKHIVNIFHTSPSDLSLKEHFSTLGYEFARAAPIVGYDLPLQVSTIPLNIHKAISIQQTEAANNSLTTEGERIHVQTLRDTRIHNFFIKEGGLAVGWVQLVTKYRGVGYINQLYVLEEYRQRRLATALVHAAHSEAIRLGVKKMVAIPSDMSLHLFRRMGYRPLLFFSVFRPKPFRKTWLYDQPGVSHPPP from the coding sequence ATGACCAATGCGCGAAACGATATCCTCAATTGGTGGGCGGTAGAGGCGATGATCGCCTCGTATAACCATGTCTATCAGGTGGTGTATGGCACGCGCTACGAAGAGGCGGGTCCCATCGGCGTATCCCTGTACAACGACGCGCCGATCGCCTCCTTCCATTATGAATTCCTTGCCCTGAGCGCGGATATTCACAAGGTGACCGATGCCGTTCGGGCGTATCCGATCCCCGAGGGGAAAAAGCACATCGTAAATATTTTTCATACAAGCCCCAGCGATCTCAGCCTGAAAGAACATTTTTCAACGCTGGGGTACGAGTTCGCGCGCGCCGCCCCCATTGTGGGCTACGACCTGCCCTTGCAGGTAAGCACCATCCCGCTCAACATCCACAAAGCAATATCCATACAACAGACCGAAGCCGCCAATAATAGCCTGACGACTGAGGGAGAACGCATTCACGTGCAAACCCTGCGCGATACGCGCATCCACAACTTCTTTATCAAGGAAGGCGGGTTGGCAGTGGGATGGGTGCAACTCGTAACGAAATATCGCGGCGTGGGCTACATCAACCAACTGTACGTATTGGAGGAATATCGCCAGCGCAGGCTTGCCACCGCGCTTGTCCATGCCGCCCATTCGGAGGCGATCAGGTTGGGCGTGAAGAAAATGGTCGCCATCCCGTCGGATATGTCGTTGCACCTCTTCCGCCGCATGGGGTATCGGCCGTTGTTGTTTTTCTCCGTGTTCCGCCCGAAGCCGTTCAGAAAAACATGGCTGTACGATCAGCCGGGCGTATCCCACCCTCCACCGTAA
- a CDS encoding GNAT family N-acetyltransferase, with product MRQLLWPEAPIEYLDWDLDEILEDKQRAVFVASRADGGLVAFVEARLRDVAEGCETSPVGYIEAWFVDENIRGQKLGREMIRTAEDWARENGCAEMGSDTWLENEVSIQAHYKTGYYEVGRLVHFIKKL from the coding sequence ATGCGGCAACTGCTGTGGCCCGAAGCCCCCATCGAATATTTAGATTGGGACTTGGACGAAATTCTGGAGGACAAGCAACGCGCGGTCTTTGTCGCCTCGCGCGCCGACGGAGGGCTGGTTGCCTTCGTGGAAGCCCGCCTGCGCGACGTGGCAGAGGGATGCGAGACCAGCCCGGTGGGATATATCGAAGCGTGGTTCGTAGATGAGAACATCCGCGGACAAAAACTGGGGCGCGAGATGATCCGCACTGCCGAGGATTGGGCGCGCGAAAATGGGTGCGCCGAAATGGGGTCTGATACCTGGCTGGAGAACGAAGTCAGTATTCAAGCGCACTACAAGACCGGCTACTACGAAGTGGGACGCCTGGTTCACTTCATCAAAAAGTTGTAA
- a CDS encoding MFS transporter produces the protein MLLHQTDKLMIGSLQVQISETFGINDFQWGLVNSGALAVATVLYPLWGYLYDRYARSKLLALASFIWGATTWLNAVVRTYTGFLITRASTGIDDSSYPGIYTLIADYFGPNLRSKVYGILQVAQPLGFLMGLILGQMVAPLIGGWRSVFYITGGLGIVIALFIYFGVKEMPRGKAEPEFENVPEMATFRFSWAEAKQIFQKRTMWFIFLQGFAGVFPIQVIIFFFFGYLETERGYDSNRIIATMAPVILILAAGYIVGGFLGDFFFQRTKKGRILVSSAGVLLGAIFLYFAMTTPLDQPNRFFLLMCLTAIFMPLSSPNVVATVYDVTVPEVRSTAQAIEYFIENSGAVTAPALTGVLILATGDKTFSIMIICVTAWVICFLFYLGALFTIEKDTSHLRTQMAERAKTM, from the coding sequence ATGCTATTGCATCAGACTGACAAGTTGATGATCGGCTCTCTGCAAGTGCAGATCAGCGAAACGTTCGGCATCAATGATTTCCAATGGGGCTTGGTGAATTCGGGCGCGTTGGCGGTGGCGACGGTGTTGTATCCGCTGTGGGGCTATTTATACGACCGTTACGCGCGTTCCAAACTGCTCGCGTTGGCGTCGTTCATTTGGGGCGCGACGACCTGGCTGAACGCGGTCGTCCGCACGTACACGGGATTTTTAATTACGCGCGCTTCCACAGGCATTGACGATTCATCGTACCCCGGCATTTACACGCTCATCGCCGATTATTTCGGTCCGAACTTGCGCAGTAAAGTGTATGGGATTTTGCAAGTGGCGCAACCCCTTGGGTTTTTGATGGGCTTGATCCTCGGACAAATGGTCGCGCCGCTCATCGGCGGCTGGCGCTCGGTCTTTTACATCACGGGTGGTTTGGGAATTGTGATCGCCCTCTTCATTTACTTTGGCGTGAAGGAAATGCCGCGCGGCAAAGCCGAACCCGAATTCGAGAATGTTCCCGAAATGGCAACCTTCCGTTTTTCATGGGCAGAGGCGAAGCAGATCTTCCAAAAGCGCACGATGTGGTTCATCTTTTTACAAGGCTTCGCGGGCGTGTTTCCGATTCAGGTGATCATCTTCTTTTTCTTCGGATATCTTGAAACCGAGCGCGGCTACGATTCCAACAGGATCATTGCCACGATGGCGCCCGTCATTTTGATTCTCGCGGCGGGGTATATCGTCGGCGGGTTTCTCGGTGATTTCTTTTTCCAACGAACAAAAAAGGGACGTATCCTTGTCTCCAGCGCGGGAGTTTTGCTCGGCGCGATCTTCCTCTACTTTGCCATGACCACGCCGCTGGATCAACCGAACCGCTTCTTTCTCCTCATGTGCCTGACTGCCATTTTTATGCCTCTTTCGTCCCCGAACGTGGTCGCCACCGTCTACGACGTGACGGTCCCCGAAGTCCGCTCGACGGCGCAAGCCATCGAATACTTCATCGAGAACAGCGGAGCGGTCACCGCGCCAGCGCTCACCGGCGTGTTGATCCTCGCCACCGGAGACAAAACGTTTTCCATCATGATCATCTGCGTCACCGCATGGGTGATCTGTTTCCTGTTCTATCTTGGCGCCTTGTTCACCATTGAGAAAGACACGAGTCACCTGCGAACGCAAATGGCGGAACGCGCGAAGACGATGTGA
- a CDS encoding GNAT family N-acetyltransferase → MPAPTIKILETPEEMTAVEELQRQVWHGSETDVVPAHVFIAAVHNGGIVTGAYIDEQLIGFVFGFPGIEKTPDGPRPKHCSHMLGIHPDHRDGGIGFALKRAQWQIVRHQGLDHITWTYDPLLSRNARLNIAKLGAVCNTYRRAEYGDMRDGLNAGLPSDRFQVDWWINTRRVERRLGKRVRQPLTLDHFAQAELQPLYAPLASTGDLPRPPEHFSPLEGKLVLAEIPSDFNALKEKDFALARDWRFFTREVFETAFSAGYIVTDFVFDHGRSFYVLSNGETTLQ, encoded by the coding sequence ATGCCTGCGCCCACCATCAAAATCCTTGAAACTCCCGAAGAAATGACCGCCGTCGAAGAACTGCAACGCCAGGTATGGCATGGCAGTGAAACCGACGTGGTGCCCGCGCATGTCTTCATCGCCGCAGTTCACAACGGCGGCATCGTGACAGGCGCGTACATCGATGAGCAACTCATTGGCTTTGTCTTTGGATTTCCCGGTATCGAAAAAACGCCGGATGGCCCGCGCCCCAAACATTGCTCGCACATGTTGGGCATCCATCCCGATCACCGCGATGGCGGCATTGGCTTCGCGCTTAAACGCGCCCAATGGCAGATCGTCCGCCACCAGGGGCTCGACCACATCACCTGGACGTACGACCCGCTTCTCAGCCGCAACGCCCGCCTCAACATCGCCAAACTCGGCGCGGTCTGCAATACCTATCGCCGCGCGGAATACGGCGACATGCGCGACGGGTTGAACGCCGGGCTTCCCTCCGACCGTTTTCAGGTGGATTGGTGGATCAACACCCGCCGCGTCGAACGGAGGTTGGGCAAGCGCGTCCGCCAACCGTTGACCCTCGACCATTTTGCGCAGGCGGAACTGCAACCCCTCTATGCGCCTCTCGCCTCGACGGGGGACCTGCCTCGCCCACCCGAACATTTCTCGCCCCTTGAAGGAAAGCTCGTTCTCGCCGAAATCCCATCCGATTTCAACGCGCTCAAAGAAAAAGATTTCGCCCTCGCCCGCGATTGGCGATTTTTCACGCGCGAAGTCTTCGAGACCGCATTCAGCGCCGGCTACATCGTCACCGACTTTGTGTTCGATCACGGCAGAAGCTTTTACGTCCTCTCGAACGGAGAAACCACATTGCAATAG
- a CDS encoding DUF4349 domain-containing protein, translating to MKRPILIILSVALAFVLVGSLLMNIFGLQVGRTYSTINYALPGYGGGGAPDVFAPPAPEELASAPIQPLSDQAQTSLITQSQERMVIQNADLAIVVADPKTRMSEIEALAKEMGGFVVSSNLYTTYYGPNSVEAPEASITIRVPQEKLDDALKAIKEGAVEVNYENRTGEDVTNIYVDLQSQLKAKQAAEKKLLEILDAADETEDVLAVYTQLQIIQSEIEVLKGQIKYYDESVALSAVSIRLIAEETVQPVEIGGWKLEGTANDAIQDLIYFTQGFIQFLIRFVLYTLPALVLVAIPLYLLFLGGRKLYRRFAKAKAAVEVKEEVKK from the coding sequence ATGAAACGCCCAATTTTGATCATTCTATCGGTAGCGCTTGCTTTTGTCCTCGTCGGTTCGTTGCTGATGAATATATTCGGCCTGCAAGTAGGAAGGACGTATAGCACCATAAACTACGCGCTTCCCGGGTACGGCGGGGGCGGAGCGCCCGATGTGTTTGCGCCACCCGCGCCGGAAGAACTTGCCAGCGCGCCGATTCAACCGCTCAGCGACCAGGCGCAAACCTCGCTCATCACCCAGTCTCAAGAGCGCATGGTCATCCAGAACGCGGACCTTGCCATTGTGGTCGCCGACCCGAAAACGCGCATGAGCGAGATCGAAGCCCTGGCAAAAGAAATGGGCGGATTCGTGGTTTCGTCGAACCTGTACACCACCTATTACGGACCCAACAGCGTGGAAGCGCCGGAAGCCTCGATCACCATCCGCGTGCCGCAGGAGAAACTCGATGACGCGCTCAAAGCCATCAAAGAAGGCGCGGTGGAGGTGAACTACGAGAACCGCACCGGCGAAGATGTGACCAACATCTACGTGGATTTGCAGTCGCAACTCAAAGCCAAACAAGCCGCCGAGAAGAAACTGCTGGAGATCCTCGACGCCGCCGATGAGACCGAGGATGTGTTGGCGGTCTATACCCAATTGCAGATCATCCAAAGCGAGATCGAGGTGCTGAAAGGGCAGATCAAATACTACGATGAGTCGGTTGCGCTCTCCGCGGTCAGCATCCGCTTGATCGCCGAAGAGACCGTCCAACCGGTGGAGATCGGCGGCTGGAAACTGGAAGGCACAGCCAACGACGCCATTCAGGACTTGATCTACTTCACGCAGGGTTTCATCCAGTTCCTGATCCGCTTCGTGTTATACACGCTTCCCGCGCTGGTTCTGGTTGCCATCCCGCTGTACCTTCTGTTCCTCGGCGGACGAAAGTTGTATCGCAGGTTCGCCAAAGCGAAAGCGGCTGTGGAAGTGAAAGAGGAAGTGAAGAAGTAA
- a CDS encoding YbhB/YbcL family Raf kinase inhibitor-like protein, with amino-acid sequence MRNYPLFFTMIILTAACSSPAAATEAVVPNQLTLTSDAFANGGSIPVKYSCNGRDISPALAWSEPPAGAQSFALLMDDPDAPGGWVHWVLYNIPADARGLPEDLAITGKNVPEGQGNPFTGKNSWGDIGYGGPCPPGGTHRYFFKLYALDEMLGLLPGANKGELLKAMEGHILAQGELVGTFSK; translated from the coding sequence ATGCGAAATTACCCGCTATTTTTTACGATGATTATTTTGACTGCCGCCTGCTCATCTCCGGCGGCGGCAACGGAGGCTGTTGTGCCGAACCAACTCACACTCACCAGCGACGCGTTCGCCAATGGCGGCTCCATCCCGGTGAAATATTCGTGCAACGGCAGAGATATTTCACCCGCCCTCGCGTGGAGCGAACCGCCCGCTGGCGCGCAATCCTTCGCGCTCCTCATGGACGACCCCGACGCGCCCGGCGGCTGGGTACATTGGGTGTTATACAATATTCCCGCCGATGCGCGCGGTTTGCCCGAAGACCTGGCGATCACTGGCAAGAATGTTCCCGAAGGACAGGGGAATCCATTTACCGGTAAAAATTCGTGGGGCGATATCGGCTACGGAGGACCATGCCCGCCAGGCGGAACGCATCGTTACTTCTTCAAGCTCTATGCGCTCGACGAAATGCTGGGCTTGCTCCCCGGCGCAAACAAAGGCGAACTGCTCAAAGCGATGGAAGGTCATATCCTGGCGCAAGGCGAACTGGTCGGCACATTCAGCAAATAG
- the coaBC gene encoding bifunctional phosphopantothenoylcysteine decarboxylase/phosphopantothenate--cysteine ligase CoaBC produces the protein MMSVFSNKRILLGVTGSIAAYKAADLASKLAQAGAQVDVILTEAAQKFIAPLTFQSVTGRRAYADADLWGDEAHVLHVGLGHTADLLVIAPCTANTLAKLARGQADSLLTVTALASNSPLLLAPAMDGGMYDHPATQENLDTLRKRGARIIEPAEGHLASGLTGKGRLPETNELIGHIRLLLGRDGRLAQRNVIVTAGGTQEPLDPVRVLTNHSSGKQGYAIAQAAVDAGAQVTLITAPSALKPPVGARVIQTQTARQMLDAVLQESAGSHALIMAAAVADFRPKTSAKDKIKKEGGAPQIELEATDDILKAVSSHNGGKTRPQVVVGFAAESRDLLENASNKLKSKGLDMIAANDISAGDAGFAVETNRITLLFADGREESLALMSKTDAAEILIERVAGLLG, from the coding sequence ATGATGTCTGTCTTTTCCAACAAACGTATCCTTCTCGGCGTCACCGGCTCCATCGCCGCCTATAAAGCCGCCGACCTCGCATCCAAACTCGCCCAAGCCGGCGCGCAGGTGGATGTGATCCTCACCGAAGCCGCGCAAAAATTTATTGCGCCGCTCACGTTTCAATCGGTCACCGGTCGTCGCGCCTACGCCGATGCTGATCTATGGGGCGACGAAGCGCATGTGCTCCACGTCGGCTTGGGTCACACCGCCGACCTGCTCGTCATCGCGCCATGCACCGCGAACACGCTCGCCAAACTCGCGCGCGGTCAGGCGGATTCGCTCCTCACCGTCACAGCCTTGGCATCGAACAGTCCGCTCCTCCTTGCCCCCGCGATGGATGGCGGCATGTACGATCACCCCGCCACACAAGAGAATTTGGATACCCTTCGCAAACGCGGCGCGCGCATCATCGAACCGGCGGAGGGACACCTCGCCTCGGGACTCACCGGCAAAGGGCGACTCCCGGAGACAAACGAACTCATCGGACACATCCGCCTCCTTCTCGGACGGGACGGCCGGCTCGCCCAGCGGAACGTGATCGTCACCGCCGGCGGGACTCAAGAGCCGCTCGACCCGGTCCGCGTGCTGACGAATCACTCCTCCGGCAAACAAGGCTATGCCATAGCCCAAGCCGCAGTCGACGCCGGCGCGCAAGTCACCTTGATCACCGCGCCCAGCGCGTTGAAACCTCCCGTGGGCGCGCGCGTCATACAGACGCAGACGGCGCGGCAAATGCTCGATGCCGTTCTGCAAGAATCAGCCGGGAGCCACGCGCTCATCATGGCGGCGGCAGTGGCAGACTTCCGCCCGAAAACCTCGGCAAAAGACAAGATCAAAAAGGAAGGCGGCGCGCCGCAGATCGAACTCGAGGCGACGGACGACATCCTGAAAGCCGTATCCAGCCACAATGGCGGAAAGACGCGCCCGCAGGTGGTGGTCGGCTTCGCGGCCGAGTCGCGCGACCTGTTGGAAAACGCGTCAAATAAGTTAAAATCCAAAGGCTTGGATATGATCGCGGCAAACGATATTTCGGCGGGCGACGCCGGGTTTGCCGTGGAAACCAATCGTATTACTTTATTGTTTGCAGACGGACGCGAGGAATCATTAGCTTTGATGAGTAAAACAGACGCGGCTGAGATTTTGATCGAGCGGGTTGCGGGATTGCTGGGGTGA
- a CDS encoding exonuclease SbcCD subunit D produces MKLLHFADAHIDMANYGRHDPETGLPFRVLDFLKSLDTIVDAAISQRVDLVIFAGDAYKDRSPAPTFQREWGKRIVRLSQAKIPTLLLVGNHDLSPAIGRAHAIQEFDTLHVPFIKVLDKPQFLSPSDLWDVPAQVIAMPWVTRSGLMANLEMSAADTSEIFSSLESRISDLIEEYIKEADKTLPLILTAHASVEGATFGMERMVMLGSDLVLPTSLVKDPRLDYVAMGHIHKPQDVNEGNHPPVVYPGSIERIDFGEAKDDKFYIIAEVERGKTNVEWKKIEGTRRFIERRTSLTSDENVTEVLKSQLPRDMSEAIVKLIVEYPREWDALIDEAALRKFAADAFEFHLVKKPKIEARVRIPEGQVVSSMSPLELLGQYLDSAKVNDADELKKLAQEIISEDQI; encoded by the coding sequence ATGAAACTCCTCCACTTCGCCGACGCGCATATTGACATGGCTAACTACGGACGCCATGACCCCGAAACGGGATTGCCCTTCCGTGTGCTGGATTTCCTCAAGTCGCTGGATACCATCGTGGACGCGGCGATCTCTCAACGGGTGGACTTGGTCATCTTCGCGGGAGACGCCTACAAAGACCGTTCTCCCGCGCCGACATTTCAACGCGAGTGGGGCAAGCGCATCGTGCGACTCTCGCAAGCGAAAATCCCGACCTTGCTTCTGGTTGGCAATCACGATCTTTCTCCAGCCATTGGACGCGCGCACGCGATTCAAGAGTTCGACACGTTGCACGTGCCGTTCATCAAAGTGTTGGACAAGCCGCAGTTTTTGTCGCCCAGCGATCTGTGGGATGTGCCTGCGCAAGTCATTGCCATGCCGTGGGTCACACGCTCAGGCTTGATGGCGAATCTCGAAATGAGCGCGGCGGACACGAGTGAGATTTTTTCCAGCCTCGAATCTAGAATTTCTGATCTCATCGAAGAATACATAAAAGAAGCAGACAAGACACTGCCTCTCATTCTCACCGCCCATGCCTCCGTCGAAGGCGCGACGTTTGGCATGGAACGTATGGTAATGTTGGGAAGCGATTTGGTTCTGCCAACTTCGTTGGTGAAAGACCCGCGCCTCGATTATGTCGCGATGGGACACATCCACAAACCGCAGGATGTGAACGAAGGGAATCATCCGCCCGTCGTTTATCCAGGCTCTATCGAGCGGATTGATTTCGGCGAGGCGAAGGACGATAAGTTTTACATCATCGCCGAGGTGGAGCGGGGAAAGACGAACGTGGAGTGGAAAAAGATCGAAGGGACGCGCCGCTTTATCGAAAGGCGAACCAGCCTCACGTCCGATGAGAACGTGACCGAGGTATTGAAATCCCAGTTGCCGAGAGATATGTCCGAGGCAATTGTCAAGTTGATCGTCGAATATCCGCGCGAATGGGATGCGTTGATCGACGAAGCGGCGTTGCGAAAATTTGCGGCGGATGCGTTCGAGTTCCATCTCGTGAAGAAACCGAAGATCGAGGCGCGTGTTCGTATCCCTGAGGGGCAGGTGGTCAGCAGTATGAGCCCGCTCGAACTGCTTGGGCAATATTTAGATTCGGCGAAGGTGAACGACGCGGACGAATTAAAAAAACTCGCGCAGGAAATTATCTCGGAAGATCAAATCTAA
- a CDS encoding metallophosphoesterase family protein, which translates to MRVLVISDIHANFTALETVLADAGVVDETWCLGDLVGYGPDPNEVVEKVRGLPNLTCLLGNHDVAAIGKIPFESFNGDARRALEYHEKVLTKENMDFLLSLPSNLTVKGDASLVHGSPRDSVWEYILNALSARLNFGHFTTPWCMVGHSHLQCMFRLHPENDRVTLESLKVNEAMTLTPRLIMNPGSVGQPRDRDPRAAYAIYDTEEKKWEPRRVKYDISAVQKRIRAVKLPEKHAVRLVEGW; encoded by the coding sequence ATGCGCGTCCTGGTGATCTCGGATATTCACGCAAACTTTACCGCCCTCGAGACGGTGTTGGCTGACGCCGGCGTGGTGGATGAAACGTGGTGTCTCGGCGACCTGGTGGGCTATGGTCCCGACCCGAACGAGGTGGTGGAAAAGGTGCGCGGTTTGCCCAACCTCACGTGCCTGCTCGGCAACCATGATGTGGCGGCGATCGGTAAGATCCCCTTTGAATCGTTCAACGGCGACGCGCGACGCGCGCTTGAGTATCACGAAAAAGTATTGACGAAGGAAAACATGGATTTCCTGCTTTCCCTGCCGTCGAACCTGACCGTGAAAGGGGATGCCAGCCTCGTGCATGGAAGCCCGCGCGATTCGGTCTGGGAATATATTTTGAACGCGCTTTCGGCGCGCTTGAACTTTGGGCATTTCACCACGCCCTGGTGCATGGTGGGTCATTCGCATTTGCAGTGCATGTTCCGCCTGCATCCGGAAAACGACCGCGTGACGCTCGAATCGCTGAAAGTGAACGAGGCGATGACGCTCACTCCGCGGCTGATCATGAATCCCGGCTCGGTCGGTCAGCCGCGCGACCGCGATCCGCGCGCCGCGTATGCCATCTATGACACGGAAGAAAAAAAGTGGGAGCCGCGCCGGGTAAAATATGATATTTCCGCGGTGCAAAAACGTATCCGCGCCGTGAAGTTACCGGAGAAACATGCGGTGAGGTTGGTGGAGGGGTGGTAA